AGCATCTGAACGATCCGTTCCGGCATGCGGTCGAGGCGGAAGTCGGGCTGGGCGTTTAAGAGGGGAAGAACCCGCCTGTGCATGATCCAGGCGAATATTGCGATTCCCGCAAGCGGGATCAGGACGGAAAGAATCGCGGCGGGCGCCCCGAAAAAGACCGCCTTGGCCGGGGAGATTAATGCTGTTTCCATCATTTGACAAACCTTTTTTAAGTTTTAAAAAAAATAACCATCATGTTTGGGTCGGGCGGGGCTTTTGCATTGCCCCGGTCCGCCGGCCGACTTGGGCCGGGCGGGAGAGCAATGCAAAAGCGCCGCGAAACAGCGCGCGGGATATTTCCCTGGCCGCGCTGTCGGATTGACCGAATCAGCCGCCGAATGACGCCTCGCTCATTTCAATGGGCGCGGCGGGCGTGTTGAGTATGGACTGCATCTTTCCATGGGTGATGGGAAGAACGCAGGAGCAGAAGTACTCGGCCGATTTGACCTGGCCCTCGTAGAAGGCCACGTCTTTCTTTTTGGCTTTCCCGGCCAGTTTTTCCGCCGCCACGGCGGCCCGCCACAGAAGCATCCATGCCATGACCACATCGCCCGCGGCCTCCATGAACAGGCTGGCCGAGGCGAATGCCTCCATGACCTTGGGGGACATGGCGGTGGCGCCCATGTGCATGGCCACCTCGCCCAGCTTGTTGAGCGCGGCGTCGAGATCTCCGGCCGGCCCTTCCAGATTGGCCTGTTTTTTGGCGTTCGCGATGGTTTTCTGGATTTCGGCCATGAGATCCATGATGGGTTTTCCGCCGTTCATGCCGAGTTTTCTTCCCAGGAGGTCCATGGCCTGAATGCCGTTGGTGCCCTCGTAGAGCATGGTGATCCGGCAGTCTCTTAATATCTGCTCCTGGGGATATTCCTTGATGTATCCGTATCCGCCGTAAACCTGGATCCCGTGGCTGCACACCTCAAAGGCCCGGTCCGTGACATAGCCCTTGGCGATGGGGATGAGCACGTCCACAATGCCCTGGAGCCGGGCTTTTTCGTCTTCGTCGTCCAGAACCCGGTTCAAATCCACGGATCGGCCGATGTAGTAAAGGAGGCTTCGGATCCCCTCCACGTAAACTTTCATGGTCAGAAGCTGGCGCCGGATGTCGGGGTGATTGATGATCGTGACCGACGGGGCGTTTTTGTCCATCATGTTCAGGAGGTTTTTGCCCTGCACCCGCTCTTTGGCGTAGTTGACGGCGTTCATGTATGAGGAGGAGGCGCAGGCCAGACCCTGGGCGCCCACCAGGAGGCGGGCCTCGTTCATCATCACAAACATGGCCTTCATGCCCTTGTTTTCCTCGCCGAGAAGCGTGCCCCGGCATTTTCCTTTTCCGCCAAGGGCCAGGGAGCAGGTGGCGTTTCCGTGGATGCCCATTTTTTCCTCGATGCCGGTGCACACCACGTCGTTTTCCTCTCCCAGGCTTCCGTCGTCGTTCACCCATATTTTGGGAACGAGGAAAAGGGAGATGCCCTTGGTGCCGGCGGGCGCGCCCTCGATGCGGGCCAGAACCGGGTGGACGATGTTTTCCACCAGATCATGCTCGCCGGAGGAGATGAAAATTTTGTTTCCGGTGATGGAGTAGGTGCCGTCGTCGTTTTTTACCGCCGTGGTGGTCAAAGCCCCCACATCGGAGCCGGCTTCGGGCTCGGTGAGCAGCATGGTGCCCGTCCATTTGCCGGTGTACATGTTTTTCAAAAACAGCTCTTTTTGTTTTTCGGTCCCGAAATGATCCACCAGGGTTCCGGCGCCGTGGGTCAGGGCCGGGTACATCATAAAGGCGTAGTTGGAGCCGTTGAAGTAATCGCCGGCGGCCAGCGCCAGTAGCATGGGCATGCCCTGGCCGCCCCATTTGGGGTCTTCGGGCATGGCCAGCCATTCGCCCTCTGTGAAAAGCTTAAAGGCCCGGTGAAAGGACTCGGGCACGTAAACCTTGCCGTTTTCAAACCGGCATCCCTGCTCGTCGCCCTCTTTGAGCGTGGGAAGAATCTCTTTGACGGCCAGATTCCGGGCTTCGGACACGATGAGATCCACCGTTTTTTTATTGAACTCCTCAAACCTTTCGTGTTTGCTGAGCTGTTCGACCTCCATCTGCTCATGGAGAACAAAATCAATGTCTCTCCTGTCGGATATTACCTGCGCCATTTTTTTTCTCCTTTATCAATACAGTAAAATATTGGGATACAGTAAAAAAAGTTATGTGAAAAAACGCCCCGGTCTCACATGGGCCGCTCTGTTTTTCCGGATTCCGTCCGGGCCCCGATGCCGTTGATGAAAAGCTCCACCAGGGGGTCGGCCATGGAGGTCAGGTCGTATTCTTTTTTGGAATGCAGCCAGGTGTTGATCACCTCGTCCACCCCTCCCAGGATGAAGCGTTTGACCAGGCTCACATACAGGTCCCGGCGGATGACCCCCTCCTGCTGCCCCTGCTCCACAATTTCAGAGACGATGTCCATGTACATCTCGGACATTTTTTTGATATGGGGCTCGAAAAGGCGGCTCTGGCGCCGCGTCTCCACCTGGTAGAGAACCGCCATGTCCCGGTCCCGCTGAAACTCCTCCAGATGGCGTCTCACCAGGTTTTTGAGTTTG
The DNA window shown above is from Candidatus Desulfarcum epimagneticum and carries:
- a CDS encoding TetR family transcriptional regulator; this translates as MPNSKGNGKHRSILESAIRVFARQGFFQSTISQIARDAGVADGTIYLYFKNKEDILIQIFNFKTAQVFEKFQKEVDQAGSSLDKLKNLVRRHLEEFQRDRDMAVLYQVETRRQSRLFEPHIKKMSEMYMDIVSEIVEQGQQEGVIRRDLYVSLVKRFILGGVDEVINTWLHSKKEYDLTSMADPLVELFINGIGARTESGKTERPM
- a CDS encoding Acyl-CoA dehydrogenase, producing the protein MAQVISDRRDIDFVLHEQMEVEQLSKHERFEEFNKKTVDLIVSEARNLAVKEILPTLKEGDEQGCRFENGKVYVPESFHRAFKLFTEGEWLAMPEDPKWGGQGMPMLLALAAGDYFNGSNYAFMMYPALTHGAGTLVDHFGTEKQKELFLKNMYTGKWTGTMLLTEPEAGSDVGALTTTAVKNDDGTYSITGNKIFISSGEHDLVENIVHPVLARIEGAPAGTKGISLFLVPKIWVNDDGSLGEENDVVCTGIEEKMGIHGNATCSLALGGKGKCRGTLLGEENKGMKAMFVMMNEARLLVGAQGLACASSSYMNAVNYAKERVQGKNLLNMMDKNAPSVTIINHPDIRRQLLTMKVYVEGIRSLLYYIGRSVDLNRVLDDEDEKARLQGIVDVLIPIAKGYVTDRAFEVCSHGIQVYGGYGYIKEYPQEQILRDCRITMLYEGTNGIQAMDLLGRKLGMNGGKPIMDLMAEIQKTIANAKKQANLEGPAGDLDAALNKLGEVAMHMGATAMSPKVMEAFASASLFMEAAGDVVMAWMLLWRAAVAAEKLAGKAKKKDVAFYEGQVKSAEYFCSCVLPITHGKMQSILNTPAAPIEMSEASFGG